Proteins encoded by one window of Microplitis mediator isolate UGA2020A chromosome 1, iyMicMedi2.1, whole genome shotgun sequence:
- the LOC130678328 gene encoding cell division cycle protein 23 homolog: MDESMSKLNISKVKKDILQAITDCYQRGLLHTTKWLAELNYSLKNVVINDPDVTQELNFVETSVEEDTYILAKSYFDLKEYDRASYFIKNNKTSKSKFLYYYSRYLSTEKKKMDDMTDIPPDPLKNDELKSLCSDLRNENLSNNLDGFGLYLYGVTLKKLMLTHEAIDILVKSIHDYPMHWGTWLELSPLIGDREKLESLILPDHWIKKFFMAHMYLELQLLDEGLALYYDLQSMGFEKNGYILAQIAIAIHYKRDAENAIDTFKKIIKDDPYCLDNMDTYSNLLYVKEMRVELAYLAHRATAIDKYRLETCCIVGNYYSLRSDHQKAVMYFHRALKLNPQYLSAWTLLGHEFMELKNTNGAIHSYRQAIEVNRKDYRAWYGLGQTYEILKMPFYGLYYYKHAQRLRPHDSRMILALGEAYEKQDKVQDALKCYYKACNVGDIEGMALIKLATLYENLNQEEHAAAAYTDFVMDEFRNADRSELSHAYKFLTQYHLKREQLDQANHYAQKCLQFDETKEEAKALLRTIAQKRINVEDMVVIEDMNETDPVADQGTRVPATPGNQLSPINLSFTPTQ, translated from the coding sequence ATGGACGAATCAATGTCCAAATTAAACATTAGTAAGGTTAAGAAAGACATTTTACAAGCAATAACTGATTGTTACCAACGCGGTTTATTGCACACGACAAAATGGCTCGCAGAATTAaactattcattaaaaaacgTCGTTATAAATGACCCAGACGTAACccaagaattaaattttgtcgAAACTTCCGTTGAAGAGGACACTTATATTTTAGCCAAAAGTTACTTTGATCTAAAAGAGTACGATCGCgcaagttattttattaaaaataacaaaacatctaaatcaaaatttctctATTACTATTCGCGTTATTTATCAaccgaaaaaaagaaaatggaCGACATGACCGATATACCACCAGACCCATTAAAAAACGATGAATTAAAATCCCTATGCTCTGATTTacgtaatgaaaatttatcaaataatttagaCGGCTttggtttatatttatatggagtaacattaaaaaaattgatgttaacACACGAAGCCATtgatattttagtaaaatcaaTCCATGATTATCCAATGCACTGGGGAACTTGGTTAGAATTATCACCTCTTATTGGCGATCGTGAAAAATtagaaagtttaattttaccagatcattggattaaaaaattttttatggctcATATGTATTTAGAGCTGCAATTACTCGATGAAGGTCTTGCTCTTTATTACGATTTACAGTCAAtgggatttgaaaaaaacggTTACATTTTAGCGCAAATAGCAATTGCTATTCATTACAAAAGAGATGCGGAAAATGCTATcgatacttttaaaaaaataataaaagacgaTCCCTATTGTCTGGACAATATGGACacatattcaaatttactttACGTCAAAGAAATGAGAGTCGAATTAGCATATTTAGCACACCGTGCTACGGCTATTGATAAGTATCGTTTAGAAACTTGTTGTATTGTCGGTAATTATTACAGCTTAAGATCCGATCATCAGAAAGCTGTAATGTATTTTCATCGGGCTTTGAAATTAAACCCGCAGTATTTGTCTGCCTGGACGTTATTAGGGCATGAGTTTATGGAACTGAAAAATACCAATGGAGCTATTCATAGTTACAGACAAGCTATAGAAGTTAATAGAAAAGATTATCGTGCTTGGTATGGTCTAGGGCAAACATATGAGATACTAAAGATGCCATTTTACGgactatattattataaacatgCGCAGAGATTAAGGCCACATGATAGTAGAATGATTTTAGCGCTTGGAGAAGCTTATGAGAAACAGGATAAAGTTCAAGACGCATTGAAATGTTATTACAAGGCTTGCAATGTTGGTGATATTGAAGGAATGGCATTGATTAAACTAGCAAcattatatgaaaatttgaatcaagaaGAGCATGCGGCTGCTGCTTATACTGACTTTGTTATGGACGAATTTCGAAATGCGGATAGAAGTGAATTGAGTCatgcatataaatttttaactcagTATCATTTGAAGAGAGAACAGTTGGATCAGGCAAATCATTATGCGCAGAAATGTTTACAATTTGATGAAACTAAGGAAGAAGCTAAAGCGCTGCTGAGGACTATTGCACAGAAGAGGATAAATGTTGAGGATATGGTGGTCATTGAAGATATGAATGAAACTGATCCTGTTGCTGATCAAGGCACGAGGGTTCCAGCTACTCCGGGGAATCAGTTGTCACCGATTAATCTTTCGTTTACGCCTACGCAGTAA
- the LOC130673793 gene encoding eukaryotic translation initiation factor 3 subunit G-like, translating to MPVAYDVKSSWADEVEEEGDVLPPPSEQYLNGMKILTEYKLNEDNKKVKVVRTYKIEKRIVSKKIAARKNWPKFGDSANDRPGPNPATTVGAEDVFMQFISSKEEENKMEEDSLDKLKSMGDKGIVKCRNCSGEHWTSKCPYKDTVLAGGKVPDDKKPAGPPGMSGSSAEPGKTGSKYVPPSMRDGGNKRGDSMQAQRRDDTTAIRISNLSESTNEADLEELVKPFGIVQKLYLAKDRQTNLCKGFAYVHFKFRSEAARAISHLNGYGYDHLILSVDWSKPPEKSN from the coding sequence ATGCCAGTAGCGTATGACGTTAAGTCCAGTTGGGCTGATGAAGTTGAAGAAGAAGGAGATGTATTGCCTCCACCATCAGAGCAATATTTAAATGGAATGAAAATTCTTACTGAATATAAATTGaatgaagacaataaaaaagtcaaagtTGTTCGTACttacaaaattgaaaaacgtatcgtatcaaaaaaaattgcggCAAGGAAAAATTGGCCAAAATTTGGTGACTCAGCAAATGATAGACCTGGTCCTAATCCTGCAACAACAGTTGGCGCTGAAGATGTATTCATGCAATTTATTTCTTCTAAAGAAGAAGAGAATAAAATGGAAGAGGATTCATTGGATAAATTAAAGAGTATGGGAGACAAGGGTATCGTCAAATGTAGAAATTGTTCTGGAGAACATTGGACTTCAAAATGTCCATACAAAGATACTGTGCTTGCTGGTGGTAAAGTTCCAGATGATAAAAAACCAGCAGGACCACCTGGAATGTCAGGTTCTTCAGCAGAACCTGGTAAAACTGGTAGCAAATACGTACCACCTAGTATGCGAGACGGTGGTAATAAACGTGGTGACAGTATGCAGGCGCAACGACGTGACGACACAACAGCAATTCGTATTTCAAATCTTTCTGAAAGTACTAATGAAGCGGATCTTGAAGAACTCGTTAAACCCTTTGGTATCGTTCAGAAATTGTATCTTGCTAAGGATCGGCAAACAAATCTCTGCAAAGGTTTCGCGTATGTTCACTTTAAATTCAGATCAGAAGCTGCCAGAGCTATCAGTCATCTCAATGGTTACGGTTACGATCATTTGATCCTGAGTGTCGATTGGTCTAAACCTCCAGAGAAAAGcaattag